From one Ammospiza nelsoni isolate bAmmNel1 chromosome 14, bAmmNel1.pri, whole genome shotgun sequence genomic stretch:
- the ZWILCH gene encoding protein zwilch homolog has translation MAAERRRRAGGDLSGLLLRVREEGKDSIPEHPYIYETDVEISLVGGSCKNPVEKFWNGSSAMYILQKATHSEESDSMEESRTDDAVYASEVLPKENPGALALSVGRAKQLISLYTMVQNPNVPSLGMSDLAVLPPLWARGDGSDPQHTCWIGAEPLKAGNKVTGINIYTVSCDGPTADKTHFPNLEELKMEHKIRHHSSLVTTKGFARYELIAAAAIEDTIAESGSNIFVDITWNGVEKILETPPVTSAATLNIALESGDPRSPVFQLYRELQLLLALAEGLKAGVTEWPEPSESESAPQLVQEFLTDLKKKLDGDYIFEDKNETQKIQCDTAAVDSCIKSIFGERGDLDFTEQLWCKMKSVSSYQELIDCFTLVIKSLERGEIQPWIHQGSSSLLSQLIQQSYHGKMENVSLSDTTPIQMLLEVGLEKMKKDYVSFFIGQELATGTYLDYFISTSVELQEQVHRVQKLHHMLEIMVSCTGLLQFRHENLFPLTQICMKYYKENPLNEKHVFQLPIRPALVKKFYQNDNPEVWRVEISSGHGQKEVKTTWQVSTTAPVEHVASNNSGFLCDSTVNGSSEGRLYFITITQCSQVQFT, from the exons AtggcggcggagcggcggcgccgggcgggcGGCGACCTGAGCGGGCTCCTGCTCCG ggtACGTGAAGAAGGAAAGGACAGTATCCCCGAACATCCCTATATCTATGAG acTGATGTAGAGATCTCATTGGTTGGTGGCAGTTGCAAAAATCCTGTTGAAAAATTTTGGAATGGAAGCAGTGCAATGTATATTTTGCAGAAAGCT ACACACAGTGAAGAAAGTGACTCCATGGAGGAATCAAGAACAGATGATGCTGTTTATGCCTCTGAGGTTTTGCCAAAGGAGAATCCTGGAGCCCTGGCTCTTTCTGTTGGAAGAGCAAA GCAGTTGATTTCCTTGTACACGATGGTGCAGAACCCAAACGTGCCCTCGCTGGGGATGAGTgacctggctgtgctccctcccctgTGGGCCAGGGGTGATGGCTCTGACCCTCAGCACACCTGCTGGATTGGAGCTGAGCCTCTCAAGGCTGGAAACAAAGTCACAGGGATCAATATTTACACGGTTTCATGTGATG gtCCTACAGCTGATAAAACCCATTTTCCAAACCTGGAAGAGCTCAAAATGGAACATAAAATAAGGCATCATTCATCTCTT GTGACAACAAAAGGATTTGCTCGTTATGAGCTGATTGCAGCTGCTGCAATAGAGGACACCATTGCAGAATCTGGCAGCAACATCTTTGTGGATATCACATGGAATGGTGTGGAAAAGATTCTGGAGACTCCCCCAGTGACCTCTGCTGCCACCCTG AACATTGCCCTGGAGTCGGGGGACCCCAGAAGTCCTGTGTTCCAGCTGTACcgagagctgcagctcctcttg GCTTTGGCTGAAGGGCTGAAGGCAGGTGTGACTGAGTGGCCTGAGCCATCAGAGTCTGAATCAGCTCCTCAACTGGTCCAGGAGTTCCTGACTG ATTTAAAGAAGAAGCTGGATGGAGATTATATATTTGAAGACAAGAATGAAACACAG AAAATCCAGTGTGACACAGCTGCTGTGGACAGTTGCATAAAATCAATCTTTGGTGAGCGAGGAGACCTGGATTTCACTGAGCAATTATGGTGCAAAATGAAAA GTGTCAGTTCCTATCAGGAGTTAATAGACTGTTTCACACTGGTCATAAAATCCCTGGAACGTGGTGAGATCCAGCCATGG aTTCACCAGGGGAGTAGCAGTTTGTTAAGTCAGTTGATCCAACAGTCCTACCATGGAAAGATGGAGAATGTTTCCCTCAGTGACACCACTCCCATTCAGATGCTCCTGGAGGTTGGCTtggagaagatgaagaaggatTATGTCAGTTTTTTCATAG GCCAGGAACTTGCAACAGGAACCTACTTG GATTACTTCATTTCCACATCAGTGGAGCTCCAGGAACAAGTCCACCGTGTTCAAAAGCTTCACCATATGCTGGAAATAATGGTCAGCTGTACAGGCTTGCTGCAGTTCAGACATGAGAACCTCTTCCCTTTGACACa GATTTGCATGAAGTATTACAAGGAAAACCCTCTGAATGAGAAGCATGTGTTTCAGCTGCCCATCAGGCCAGCTCTTGTGAAGAAATTCTATCAAAA TGATAACCCTGAAGTCTGGAGGGTGGAGATAAGCAGTGGGCATGGACAGAAGGAGGTTAAAACCACGTGGCAAGTCAGCACCACTGCTCCTGTTGAACATGTGGCATCAAACAATTCAG GTTTCTTGTGTGACTCCACAGTGAATGGAAGCAGTGAAGGAAGGCTGTATTTTATTACCATCACTCAGTGCAGTCAGGTGCAGTTCACTTAA
- the RPL4 gene encoding large ribosomal subunit protein uL4 yields MACARPLISVYSEKGEASGKNVTLPAVFKAPIRPDVVNFVHTNLRKNNRQPYAVSELAGHQTSAESWGTGRAVARIPRVRGGGTHRSGQGAFGNMCRGGRMFAPTKTWRRWHRRVNITQKRYAICSALAASALPALVMSKGHRIEEIPELPLVVEDKVEGYKKTKEAVLLLKKLKAWNDIKKVYASQRMRAGKGKMRNRRRIQRRGPCIIYNEDNGIIRAFRNIPGITLLNVNKLNLLRLAPGGHVGRFCIWTESAFRKLDDLYGTWRKAATLKSDYNLPMHKMTNTDIGRIMRSQEIQKALRAPKKKIQRRVLKKNPLKNLRIMIKLNPYAKTMRRNTILRHAQNHKLKEEKKAKALAKLAAAKAPAATKAEPPAKKAKTAKAAKPAAKAEAKA; encoded by the exons ATG GCTTGCGCTCGGCCGCTGATCTCCGTGTACTCCGAGAAGGGAGAGGCGTCGGGCAAGAACGTGACGCTGCCCGCCGTGTTCAAGGCGCCCATCCGGCCCGACGTGGTCAACTTTGTGCACACCAACCTGCGCAAGAACAACCGGCAGCCCTACGCCGTCAGCGAGCTCGCAG GTCACCAGACCAGTGCTGAATCATGGGGTACTGGCAGAGCTGTTGCTCGAATCCCGCGTGTCCGGGGTGGTGGCACTCACCGCTCTGGCCAGGGTGCCTTTGGCAAC ATGTGTCGTGGTGGCCGCATGTTCGCCCCGACCAAGACCTGGCGGCGCTGGCACCGCAGGGTGAACATCACGCAGAAGCGTTACGccatctgctctgctctggctgcctctgccctgccagccctggtcATGTCTAAAG GCCACCGTATCGAGGAGATTCCAGAACTTCCTCTGGTTGTTGAGGACAAAGTTGAGGGCTACAAGAAGACCAAGGAAGCTGTTCTCCTCCTGAAGAAGCTTAAAGCTTGGAATGACATCAAAAAG gtTTACGCCTCCCAGCGCATGCGGGCCGGGAAGGGCAAGATGAGGAATCGCCGCCGCATCCAGCGCAGGGGACCCTGCATCATCTACAACGAGGACAACGGCATCATCAGAGCTTTCCGGAACATCCCCG gaatCACTCTGCTGAACGTGAACAAGCTGAACCTGCTGCGCCTCGCTCCCGGGGGCCACGTGGGGCGTTTCTGCATCTGGACCGAGAGCGCGTTCCGCAAGCTGGACGATCTGTACGGCACCTGGCGCAAGGCAGCCACGCTCAAGAGCGACTACAA CCTGCCCATGCACAAGATGACCAATACGGATATTGGAAGAATCATGAGAAGCCAGGAAATCCAGAAGGCCCTGCGTGCTCCAAA GAAGAAGATTCAGCGCAGGGTCCTGAAGAAGAACCCACTGAAGAACCTGAGAATCATGATCAAGCTGAACCCGTATGCCAAAACCATGCGGCGCAACACCATCCTGCGGCACGCGCAGAAC CACAAACtcaaggaagagaagaaagccAAGGCCCTGGCCAAGCTGGCAGCTGCCAAGGCCCCAGCTGCAACCAAGGCAGAGCCCCCTGCCAAGAAGGCCAAGACAGCCAAGGCCGCCAAGCCCGCGGCAAAGGCCGAGGCCAAGGCATAA
- the SNAPC5 gene encoding snRNA-activating protein complex subunit 5, translated as MLSRLQELRREEETLLRVKAALHDQLRRLRVEELALQSMIRAGEENVSVPLPALAEDTQQTLGQMDNEAAINQTELHLSLQEDKEEEEEEEEESDS; from the exons ATGCTGAGCCGGCTGCAGGAGCTGCGCCGCGAGGAGGAGACGCTGCTGCGGGTCAAGGCGGCGCTGCACGACCAGCTCCGCCGGCTGCGG GTGGAGGAGCTGGCGCTGCAGTCCATGATCAGGGCCGGCGAGGAGAACGTCTctgtgcccctgccagccctggccgaGGACACTCAGCAG ACTCTTGGGCAGATGGACAATGAGGCTGCCATCAATCAAACTGAGTTACACCTCAGTCTTCAGGAGGataaagaggaggaggaggaagaggaggaggaatctGATTCTTGA